In the genome of Myxococcus stipitatus, one region contains:
- a CDS encoding tetratricopeptide repeat protein: protein MNVSLRALALVLSLAGGTSASAAEPPPALTQQELERNLSSVEQQLRTADEALRFVETQYSQRPEPDEAQVRARRYSDAEIHYLLGDWNAASVLFYDLVSDPAFQSHPRYPDALYFLADALYQQKNDLGARIYLRELLALPTPSARHRDALTRYLAICGKLNLFDGIEAQLDQARSLYGGQLPPDIQYVNAKWLFRRTDLPPAERLSRARAAFAPLAQLPGGPYQLQAGYHMAVLSMQAGELPLAILQFQQLLVPVPPRDAAPATADKPVVRTTADTDPERIRELSLMSLGRLLYEAGRFDEALDRYGQVPRESESFPESLYEIAWTQVRKGSYQEAKNAVDILLMVSPDSRLAPEAKLLQGHLLQKLQKYNDAIAAYDELISTFRPVREKVDGMLSANRDPVAYFDRLLARTDTVPDVRTLLPPLALKYASTEREVGDAMKMVGDIDTGKKGTVDARELAARILLALQTRRLETFPELQEGFMRADAVETAVANAEAALVELERHSLESSLTATEREKLLPLRHERETLAARFATLPTTQKELEERLRRMQARVDAVDREAFRLGAEVRGLHAIAAAVRKWVDDTRLMRQTPPDEEREFLVQLQAEVQTLQELQQELDKTRGRLADERNSAAASLAGEQAIRGRYLAALRAEHAVLSEAEQRQSPSSLLTRAHQARDQGLALSKRVAEAQSALLARVDQRGRRIREKVLAEQKLLDKYEAEVAAVSSNAKQLVGRIAYDSFRRVRRQFYDLVLKADVGVVDVAFTEKQDKTTAIQKVSAQKADALRALDADFRGVLAEDGR from the coding sequence GTGAACGTGTCGCTTCGCGCCCTCGCCCTCGTGCTCAGCCTCGCGGGCGGCACCTCCGCCTCCGCCGCGGAGCCGCCTCCCGCGCTGACGCAGCAGGAGCTGGAGCGCAACCTCTCGTCGGTGGAGCAGCAGCTGCGCACCGCCGACGAGGCCCTGCGCTTCGTGGAGACACAGTACAGCCAGCGCCCGGAGCCCGATGAGGCGCAGGTCCGCGCGCGGCGCTACTCGGATGCGGAGATCCATTACCTGCTGGGTGACTGGAACGCGGCCTCGGTCCTCTTCTACGACCTGGTGAGCGACCCGGCGTTCCAGAGCCATCCGCGATACCCGGACGCGCTCTACTTCCTCGCGGATGCCCTCTATCAGCAGAAGAACGACCTGGGCGCGCGTATCTACCTGCGCGAGCTGCTCGCCCTGCCCACGCCCTCCGCGCGCCACCGCGACGCCCTCACGCGCTACCTGGCCATCTGCGGGAAGCTGAACCTGTTCGACGGCATCGAGGCCCAGCTCGACCAGGCGCGGAGCCTCTACGGGGGACAGCTTCCGCCGGACATCCAGTACGTGAACGCGAAGTGGCTCTTCCGCCGCACGGACCTGCCTCCCGCCGAGCGCCTGTCCCGCGCGCGCGCCGCCTTCGCGCCCCTGGCCCAGCTCCCGGGCGGGCCGTATCAGCTCCAGGCCGGTTACCACATGGCCGTCCTGTCGATGCAGGCCGGTGAGCTGCCCCTGGCCATCCTCCAGTTCCAGCAGCTCCTCGTCCCCGTGCCGCCTCGGGACGCCGCGCCCGCGACGGCGGACAAGCCCGTGGTGCGGACGACGGCGGACACGGACCCGGAGCGCATTCGCGAGCTCTCGCTGATGTCCCTGGGGCGCCTGCTCTACGAGGCCGGCCGCTTCGACGAGGCGTTGGACCGGTACGGCCAGGTGCCTCGCGAGAGCGAGTCCTTCCCGGAGTCGCTCTACGAAATCGCGTGGACCCAGGTGCGCAAGGGCAGCTACCAGGAGGCCAAGAACGCGGTCGACATCCTGTTGATGGTGTCACCGGATTCGCGACTCGCGCCCGAGGCCAAGCTCCTCCAGGGCCACCTGCTCCAGAAGCTCCAGAAGTACAACGACGCCATCGCGGCCTATGACGAGCTCATCAGCACCTTCCGCCCCGTGCGAGAGAAGGTGGATGGGATGCTGAGCGCCAACCGCGACCCCGTCGCGTACTTCGACCGGCTCCTCGCGCGCACGGACACGGTCCCCGACGTGCGCACGCTGCTGCCGCCCCTCGCGCTGAAGTACGCGTCGACCGAGCGCGAGGTCGGCGATGCGATGAAGATGGTGGGCGACATCGACACCGGGAAGAAGGGAACGGTCGACGCGCGAGAGCTCGCCGCGCGCATCCTCCTGGCCCTCCAGACGCGCAGGCTGGAGACCTTCCCGGAGCTGCAAGAGGGCTTCATGCGCGCGGACGCGGTGGAGACCGCCGTCGCGAACGCGGAGGCCGCGCTCGTGGAACTGGAGCGTCACTCGCTGGAGTCGTCGCTCACCGCGACGGAGCGGGAGAAGCTCCTGCCCTTGCGCCACGAGCGGGAGACGCTGGCCGCGCGCTTCGCCACGCTCCCCACCACGCAGAAGGAGCTGGAGGAGCGGCTGCGGCGCATGCAGGCGCGCGTGGACGCGGTGGACCGGGAGGCATTCCGGCTGGGCGCGGAAGTGCGCGGCCTGCACGCCATCGCCGCGGCGGTGCGCAAGTGGGTGGATGACACGCGCCTGATGCGGCAGACGCCGCCCGACGAGGAGCGCGAGTTCCTGGTGCAGCTCCAGGCGGAGGTCCAGACGCTCCAGGAGCTCCAGCAGGAGCTCGACAAGACCCGCGGCCGGCTCGCGGACGAGCGCAACAGCGCCGCGGCGAGCCTCGCCGGTGAGCAGGCCATCCGAGGCCGCTACCTCGCCGCGCTGCGCGCCGAACACGCGGTGCTCTCCGAGGCGGAGCAGCGCCAGTCGCCCTCCTCCCTGCTGACGCGTGCGCATCAGGCCCGGGACCAGGGCCTGGCCCTGAGCAAGCGCGTGGCGGAGGCCCAGAGCGCACTGCTCGCCCGCGTGGACCAGCGAGGGCGCCGCATCCGCGAGAAGGTGCTGGCCGAGCAGAAGCTCCTCGACAAGTACGAGGCCGAGGTCGCCGCGGTGTCCAGCAATGCCAAACAGTTGGTGGGCCGCATCGCCTACGACAGCTTCCGCCGCGTGCGCCGGCAGTTCTATGACCTGGTGCTCAAGGCGGACGTAGGTGTGGTGGACGTGGCCTTCACCGAGAAGCAGGACAAGACCACGGCCATCCAGAAGGTGTCCGCGCAGAAGGCCGATGCCCTGCGCGCGCTGGACGCGGACTTCCGGGGCGTGCTCGCGGAGGATGGCCGGTGA
- a CDS encoding dihydrolipoamide acetyltransferase translates to MRVEAATLRLLALVSATLCGAALAQEPRPSPPAATSSSSASAAPEGDSTADEAFNSRVKTLEEQVVDLKEKIYRSKARLLLLQETVLGGDVTTGARALIVHKNEMGGSFILESVTYALDGAPIFTQLDLQGELGKREQFEVFNGRIVPGQHQLAVRLVYRGNGFGVFSYLEGYKFKVQSSYTFNAEPGKVSTVRVVGFEQGGITTDHKDRPAVRYDIELSRDSAPRIDGEPGAPAPATSSTEAR, encoded by the coding sequence GTGCGTGTCGAAGCCGCCACCCTCCGCCTCCTCGCGCTCGTGAGCGCCACCCTCTGTGGGGCGGCGCTCGCGCAGGAACCGCGCCCCTCCCCTCCCGCCGCCACCTCTTCGTCGAGCGCGTCCGCGGCTCCGGAGGGTGACAGCACCGCCGACGAGGCCTTCAACTCCCGCGTGAAGACGCTGGAGGAGCAGGTTGTCGACCTGAAGGAGAAGATCTACCGCTCCAAGGCGCGCCTCCTGCTGTTGCAGGAGACGGTGCTCGGCGGAGACGTCACCACGGGCGCCCGCGCGCTCATCGTCCACAAGAACGAGATGGGTGGCTCCTTCATCCTGGAGTCCGTGACGTACGCGCTGGATGGCGCGCCCATCTTCACGCAGCTGGACCTGCAGGGAGAGCTGGGCAAGCGCGAGCAGTTCGAGGTCTTCAACGGGCGCATCGTCCCGGGCCAGCACCAGCTCGCCGTGCGGCTGGTGTACCGAGGCAACGGCTTCGGCGTGTTCAGCTACCTGGAGGGCTACAAGTTCAAGGTGCAATCCAGCTACACCTTCAACGCCGAGCCAGGAAAGGTCTCCACCGTGCGCGTGGTGGGCTTCGAGCAGGGTGGCATCACCACGGACCACAAGGACCGGCCCGCGGTGCGCTACGACATCGAGCTGTCGCGCGACTCGGCGCCTCGCATCGACGGCGAGCCCGGGGCCCCTGCTCCGGCCACGTCCTCCACTGAAGCGCGGTAG
- the mglA gene encoding gliding-motility regulator Ras-like GTPase MglA, protein MSFINYSSREINCKIVYYGPGLCGKTTNLQYIYNKTAAETKGKLISLSTETDRTLFFDFLPLSLGEIRGFKTRFHLYTVPGQVFYDASRKLILKGVDGVVFVADSQIERMEANMESIENLRVNLAEQGYDLNKIPYVIQYNKRDLPNAVTVEEMRKALNPRNIPEYQAVAPTGVGVFDTLKAVAKLVLTELKKGG, encoded by the coding sequence ATGTCCTTCATCAACTACTCATCCCGCGAAATCAACTGCAAGATTGTCTATTACGGACCGGGTCTCTGCGGGAAGACGACCAACCTCCAGTACATCTACAACAAGACGGCGGCCGAGACGAAGGGCAAGCTCATCTCGCTCTCCACCGAGACGGACCGCACGCTCTTCTTCGACTTCCTGCCGCTGTCGCTCGGCGAGATTCGCGGCTTCAAGACGCGCTTCCACCTCTACACGGTGCCGGGCCAGGTGTTCTACGACGCCAGCCGCAAGCTCATCCTCAAGGGCGTGGACGGCGTGGTGTTCGTCGCCGACAGCCAGATCGAGCGCATGGAGGCGAACATGGAGTCCATCGAGAACCTCCGGGTGAACCTGGCCGAGCAGGGCTACGACCTGAACAAGATTCCGTACGTCATCCAGTACAACAAGCGCGACCTGCCCAACGCAGTGACGGTGGAGGAGATGCGCAAGGCGCTCAACCCGCGCAACATCCCCGAGTACCAGGCCGTGGCGCCGACCGGCGTGGGCGTGTTCGACACGCTCAAGGCGGTGGCGAAGCTGGTGCTCACGGAGCTGAAGAAGGGCGGCTGA
- the mglB gene encoding gliding-motility regulator GTPase-activating protein MglB, giving the protein MGTQLVMYEEEFTKINAVCDRLTKDANAKVVFLVDKNGQLISSAGQTQNIDTTSLASLTAGNVAAMGGLAKLIGENEFPNQFHEGAKDSLYMTIVGSRVVLVVIFDNRTSLGLVRLRIKKASDELTKIFESLVKKTDSPGAGSPFAEISDDDIDNLFSE; this is encoded by the coding sequence ATGGGCACGCAACTGGTGATGTACGAAGAGGAGTTCACCAAGATCAACGCCGTTTGCGACCGGCTCACCAAGGACGCGAACGCGAAGGTGGTCTTCCTCGTCGACAAGAACGGGCAGCTCATCTCCTCGGCGGGCCAGACGCAGAACATCGACACCACTTCCCTGGCCTCACTGACGGCCGGCAACGTGGCCGCCATGGGTGGACTCGCCAAGCTGATCGGCGAGAACGAGTTCCCCAACCAGTTCCATGAAGGGGCGAAGGACTCGCTCTACATGACCATCGTCGGCAGCCGGGTGGTGCTGGTCGTCATCTTCGACAACCGCACGAGCCTGGGCCTCGTCCGCCTGCGCATCAAGAAGGCCAGCGACGAGCTCACGAAGATTTTCGAGAGTCTGGTGAAGAAGACGGACAGCCCGGGTGCCGGGTCGCCGTTCGCCGAGATCTCCGACGACGATATCGACAACCTCTTCAGCGAGTAA
- a CDS encoding carboxypeptidase regulatory-like domain-containing protein: MTPPSPLSPILARLAPLLLVLVCVPSARAEEVRERASLRLRYGLALRNGAQVDVGPGLTYDGFTPNDLAATGTFWAGSWMGGWAAVQREGFDLKEGSVRITGGSLLRASVGPRVRTWLGPVRAELGAGYGYAQLPVFGTSSEPVLARGVRHAALVSASVRVPLFSRLAVEARGELPVSLSASDSAGDKAEAKGFSAGGALLFPLVGSSRWSGTALLDFQHVQDTVTLADGSRSEQRMRRVGAALELAWNDAPPVREFTPPPVEPVRVPVGSVSLQVLDAESGAPLPGARVVLVSGGVEGAPREVDAKGFVEVGELPPGAIVARVSADGYEPVEAQGTVEDGGRVALEVRARKLPPPTGGLKVSVVNASNAVPLPGVRVVVGSAVVRTDLKGEAWVKDLPPGPVSVVASSQGYRTAEEAAVIVAGMETALSVPLALERKGEPATLKGQVRSARGGKPVAATLLIPQAKVKARTDAQGAFTFQVRGGTYRIIISARGFLSQSKLVTLKEGEQAIFNVDLFPRQKR; the protein is encoded by the coding sequence TTGACGCCCCCAAGCCCCCTGTCCCCCATCCTGGCGCGTCTGGCGCCCTTGCTGTTGGTGCTGGTCTGCGTCCCGTCCGCCCGGGCGGAGGAGGTGCGCGAGCGAGCCTCGCTGCGCCTGCGCTACGGCCTTGCCTTGCGCAATGGCGCACAGGTGGATGTAGGGCCGGGGCTCACCTACGACGGCTTCACGCCGAATGATCTGGCGGCGACGGGGACGTTCTGGGCCGGGTCCTGGATGGGTGGCTGGGCGGCCGTCCAACGCGAGGGTTTCGACCTGAAGGAAGGCTCGGTGAGGATCACCGGCGGCAGCCTGTTGAGGGCGTCGGTGGGGCCTCGGGTCCGGACCTGGCTGGGGCCCGTGCGGGCGGAGCTGGGCGCGGGCTACGGCTATGCGCAGCTTCCGGTGTTCGGCACGTCCTCGGAGCCGGTGCTGGCGCGCGGCGTGAGGCACGCGGCCTTGGTGAGCGCGAGCGTGAGGGTGCCGCTCTTCTCCCGGCTGGCGGTGGAGGCGCGGGGCGAGCTGCCGGTGTCGCTGTCGGCGAGTGACTCGGCGGGGGACAAGGCGGAGGCGAAGGGGTTCTCCGCGGGCGGCGCGCTGCTGTTTCCCCTCGTGGGTTCGTCGCGGTGGTCCGGCACCGCGCTGTTGGACTTCCAGCACGTGCAGGACACGGTGACGCTGGCGGATGGGAGCCGGTCCGAGCAGCGCATGCGCCGGGTGGGCGCCGCGCTGGAGCTGGCCTGGAATGATGCGCCCCCGGTGCGTGAGTTCACGCCGCCGCCGGTCGAGCCCGTGCGGGTGCCGGTGGGCTCGGTGTCGCTCCAGGTGCTGGACGCGGAGTCGGGTGCGCCGCTGCCGGGCGCGAGGGTGGTGCTGGTGTCGGGAGGCGTGGAGGGCGCGCCGCGCGAGGTCGACGCGAAGGGCTTCGTCGAGGTTGGAGAGCTGCCGCCGGGGGCCATCGTCGCGCGGGTGAGCGCGGACGGCTATGAGCCCGTCGAGGCCCAGGGCACCGTGGAGGATGGCGGGCGGGTGGCGCTGGAGGTCCGGGCGCGCAAGCTGCCGCCGCCCACGGGCGGGCTGAAGGTGTCGGTGGTGAACGCGTCGAACGCCGTGCCGCTGCCGGGGGTTCGCGTGGTGGTGGGCTCCGCGGTGGTGCGCACGGACTTGAAGGGTGAGGCCTGGGTGAAGGACCTGCCTCCGGGGCCGGTGTCGGTGGTGGCGAGCTCCCAGGGATATCGGACGGCGGAAGAGGCGGCCGTCATCGTCGCGGGGATGGAGACGGCGCTGTCGGTGCCGCTGGCGCTCGAGCGCAAGGGCGAGCCCGCGACGCTCAAGGGACAGGTGCGCAGCGCTCGCGGCGGCAAGCCCGTCGCCGCCACGTTGCTCATCCCCCAGGCCAAGGTGAAGGCGCGCACGGATGCGCAGGGCGCGTTCACCTTCCAGGTTCGCGGCGGCACCTACCGCATCATCATCTCCGCGCGGGGCTTCCTGTCGCAGTCGAAGCTCGTCACCCTGAAGGAGGGCGAGCAGGCCATCTTCAACGTCGATCTCTTCCCGAGGCAGAAACGGTGA
- a CDS encoding protein kinase domain-containing protein, which translates to MVPPRSTQHGSEDAPPPLLRPYGPYVLVRKLAEGGMAEIFLAKLLGADGFERNVVIKRMLPHLSNIPDFVEMFRDEARLAAKLAHPNIIQIQELGFTEGCYYICMEYLAGEDFSTTLRLAGRRRQYLPYPIVLRVLIDSARGLHYAHEFSNESGQPLNVVHRDISPSNLYLTYQGQVKVLDFGIAKAESRLVNTRTGVVKGKYMYMAPEQARGQEVDRRADIFALGVSLYEALTHVRPFSRENDLAVLNALLHNEFKRPRELRADLPEALEAIVLKAMAPFANDRYATAEAFAQDLEAFLGEHYSGSGTQQLGPFLRSHFGDERFTERTRIPTLASLSAALGVVTQATGLMEAGTNVVGAPASLGAGQTAPTAQAWGTHSPTSSSGLVPAVPKTPATENAPPPEPLPPGRSRSWRPMVVGLAAGLVLAGGGLVGYRKFAAPEPVRDTVAAPSAPVQVAPPGEVRAQDPAPATPPEQPVVAAGTVTETAAGTNPPVAGDDTAAVAARAPVPDDRGTEDDEVKPLRSTPPKKPVSLGMGDIRRVVQKGSSRISSCFTRNREELPASEGKIQVEFSIASTGKVDATVGEPWAGTKVGRCVEVEAERLRFPAHRDETVDVIVPFAWTLK; encoded by the coding sequence ATGGTTCCCCCCCGGTCAACACAACACGGCTCCGAGGACGCTCCACCGCCCCTCCTGCGCCCCTATGGCCCGTACGTGCTCGTGCGCAAGCTGGCCGAGGGCGGCATGGCGGAAATCTTCCTCGCCAAGCTGCTGGGCGCCGACGGCTTCGAGCGCAACGTCGTCATCAAGCGGATGCTTCCGCACCTGTCCAACATCCCCGACTTCGTGGAGATGTTCCGGGACGAGGCGCGGCTGGCCGCGAAGCTCGCGCACCCGAACATCATCCAGATCCAGGAGCTGGGCTTCACGGAGGGCTGCTACTACATCTGCATGGAGTACCTCGCGGGCGAGGACTTCTCCACGACGCTGCGGCTGGCGGGGCGCAGGCGGCAGTACCTGCCGTACCCCATCGTGCTGCGCGTGCTCATCGACTCGGCGCGCGGGCTGCACTACGCGCACGAGTTCTCGAACGAGAGCGGCCAGCCGCTCAACGTCGTGCACCGCGACATCTCTCCGTCGAACCTGTACCTGACGTACCAGGGGCAGGTGAAGGTGCTGGACTTCGGCATCGCCAAGGCCGAGTCGAGGCTCGTCAATACGCGCACCGGCGTGGTGAAGGGCAAGTACATGTACATGGCCCCGGAGCAGGCGCGGGGACAGGAGGTGGACCGGCGCGCGGACATCTTCGCGCTCGGCGTCAGCCTGTACGAGGCGCTCACGCACGTGCGGCCCTTCTCGCGAGAGAATGACCTCGCGGTGCTCAACGCGCTGCTGCACAACGAGTTCAAGCGTCCGCGAGAGCTGCGCGCGGACCTGCCGGAGGCGCTGGAGGCCATCGTCCTCAAGGCCATGGCGCCCTTCGCGAATGACCGCTACGCCACGGCGGAGGCCTTCGCGCAGGACCTGGAGGCGTTCCTCGGCGAGCACTACAGCGGCTCGGGCACCCAGCAGCTGGGGCCGTTCTTGCGCAGCCACTTCGGGGATGAGCGCTTCACCGAGCGCACCCGCATTCCGACGCTGGCCTCGCTCTCCGCGGCGCTGGGCGTCGTGACGCAGGCCACGGGCTTGATGGAGGCGGGGACGAACGTGGTGGGCGCTCCGGCCTCGCTGGGCGCGGGGCAGACGGCTCCCACGGCGCAGGCCTGGGGGACTCACTCACCCACGTCGTCGTCGGGGCTGGTGCCCGCGGTCCCGAAGACTCCCGCGACGGAGAACGCGCCCCCTCCCGAGCCGCTGCCGCCGGGGCGCTCCCGGAGCTGGCGTCCGATGGTGGTGGGGCTCGCCGCGGGGTTGGTGCTCGCGGGGGGCGGACTGGTGGGCTATCGCAAGTTCGCGGCCCCTGAGCCCGTGCGTGACACCGTGGCGGCGCCTTCGGCCCCGGTGCAGGTGGCCCCGCCTGGAGAGGTCCGCGCGCAGGACCCGGCGCCCGCGACTCCACCCGAACAGCCGGTGGTCGCCGCGGGGACTGTCACCGAGACGGCCGCGGGGACGAACCCGCCCGTGGCGGGTGACGACACCGCCGCCGTGGCGGCGCGAGCGCCAGTACCGGACGACAGGGGCACCGAGGACGATGAGGTGAAGCCCCTCAGGTCCACCCCGCCGAAGAAGCCGGTGTCGCTGGGCATGGGCGACATCCGACGCGTCGTGCAGAAGGGAAGCTCCCGCATCTCTTCCTGCTTCACGCGCAACCGGGAGGAGCTGCCCGCGAGCGAGGGGAAGATTCAGGTGGAGTTCTCCATCGCCTCCACGGGCAAGGTCGACGCGACTGTCGGGGAGCCGTGGGCCGGCACGAAGGTCGGCCGCTGCGTCGAGGTGGAGGCGGAGCGGCTGCGCTTCCCCGCGCATCGCGACGAGACGGTCGACGTGATTGTCCCGTTCGCGTGGACGTTGAAGTAG